In Bdellovibrio sp. GT3, one genomic interval encodes:
- a CDS encoding nucleoside deaminase, with amino-acid sequence MKTEFMLKAVELSRKNMQQGAGGPFGAVIVKDGKIIGEGWNKVTSSNDPTAHAEVSAIRDACSNVKNFSLEGAEIYTSCEPCPMCLAAIYWARITTIYYGNTRKDAADIQFDDDFLYQEIPKDIKDRKVPMIQCGHSEALEVFKEWQSKSDKIPY; translated from the coding sequence ATGAAAACAGAATTCATGCTTAAAGCAGTAGAGCTATCCCGTAAAAACATGCAACAAGGTGCCGGTGGACCTTTTGGTGCCGTTATCGTTAAAGACGGTAAGATTATCGGTGAAGGCTGGAATAAAGTTACTTCCTCCAACGATCCAACGGCTCATGCAGAGGTATCTGCAATTCGTGACGCTTGTTCAAACGTAAAAAACTTCAGCCTTGAAGGTGCAGAGATCTACACAAGCTGCGAACCTTGTCCAATGTGTCTTGCGGCAATTTATTGGGCACGTATTACTACTATTTATTATGGCAACACTCGTAAAGACGCTGCCGACATTCAATTTGATGATGATTTCCTTTATCAGGAGATCCCAAAAGACATCAAAGACCGTAAAGTTCCGATGATTCAGTGCGGACACTCAGAAGCTCTTGAGGTCTTCAAAGAGTGGCAGAGCAAATCTGACAAAATCCCATACTAA
- the queF gene encoding preQ(1) synthase: MKKTGRDAKELKNFALGETKTDYPSNYSPESLEAFDNKNPGKIAWTTFICTEFTSLCPKTGQPDFAKVFINYIADKKMVESKSLKLYLFSFRNHGDFHEDCIQTICDDLVKLMKPKYIEVVGEFTPRGGIAIFPYASYACKEKFYQNLWTKRMSEFAPGKYSMELSKLY; encoded by the coding sequence ATGAAAAAGACTGGCAGAGACGCAAAAGAACTAAAGAATTTCGCTTTGGGTGAAACCAAAACGGACTATCCCTCAAACTACTCCCCAGAGTCCCTGGAAGCGTTTGATAACAAGAATCCTGGCAAAATCGCCTGGACGACGTTCATTTGCACAGAGTTTACTTCTCTTTGTCCAAAAACAGGACAACCTGATTTCGCAAAAGTTTTCATCAACTATATTGCCGACAAGAAAATGGTGGAGTCCAAATCTCTGAAACTTTATCTATTCAGCTTCAGAAACCATGGAGATTTCCACGAAGATTGTATTCAGACAATTTGTGATGATCTCGTAAAACTTATGAAGCCAAAGTACATCGAGGTCGTGGGTGAGTTCACACCACGCGGAGGAATTGCGATCTTCCCTTATGCAAGTTACGCTTGTAAGGAGAAGTTTTATCAAAACCTTTGGACAAAACGAATGAGTGAGTTTGCTCCAGGCAAGTATTCCATGGAGTTAAGCAAGCTCTACTAG
- a CDS encoding phosphoenolpyruvate carboxylase: MHERLPRELTQLVDWSVTELGKVIEFELGKAGFVRIEKIRRYVKSDKSKSLKGLQALQTDLQKLSISEQYQIAHAFSLMLEIINSCESAYRAYRLKSESSAAKDQKHTFGRTIHVLTAHPTESRNADTLYYFKKIQALLERRLFGESLSDQAELNVLLKWAWHIPMSKQRKPSVMDEAEYVYGLGLQDEIIDLFIHQRQKKQPFNIRTWVGGDKDGHPGVDEKTMISSLNMSRGILIKWLSKSLKEFQRDMEPLVLVSAQEKHHIARIKSELRSVQKSLRSLKLIRTRDANRLHKLKMAILGLGNQHRKLFGIDSPLLQRIQTFLKVFPGLVVPLEIREDSSLVHEAALDSGSKLNIARMLKMLSRVSPEHDPKNYVRGFVLSNCESVQDIEAGMKLTKRYLGDYRLPVVPLFESSHSLSNGKDIIAEFLKSVRRKSIVKRKWSGDLEVMLGYSDSAKQNGSFASRYLVKTAISEIEKVIMKHGLRPVFFHGSGGSIERGGGSVQEQTDWWPLSALLNVKVTVQGEMIYRSYSAPEILQRQLERIMNARDRKSAKAEGKTSKKIDMALKRMADFTQSHYQMTLQDPDFLKLIEEATPYSYLKNLRLGSRPSKRQGSAVEIKSLRAIPWVLCWTQTRTLFPTWWAFGSYWKSLKEAQKKEYRSAFRQSQLFSSYIKALGFTLEKMDLNIFALYVSNSKLPDEVKTKYIREFQQEHKSCIKAVRELTGERNLLWYRPWLGTSISLRSPLIDPLNVLQLIALKEKNLLLLRETVTGVASGMLTTG; this comes from the coding sequence ATGCATGAACGTCTTCCCCGCGAACTTACGCAACTTGTAGATTGGTCAGTAACGGAGTTGGGGAAGGTGATCGAATTTGAACTCGGCAAAGCCGGGTTCGTTCGAATCGAAAAAATCAGACGCTATGTTAAGTCTGACAAATCCAAATCCCTGAAGGGCCTGCAGGCATTGCAGACAGATCTGCAAAAACTTTCAATCTCAGAACAATATCAAATCGCACATGCATTCTCGCTGATGCTGGAAATTATAAACTCCTGCGAATCTGCGTATCGCGCTTATCGTTTGAAATCAGAATCCTCAGCCGCAAAGGACCAGAAGCACACATTTGGTCGTACAATCCATGTGTTGACCGCTCATCCGACAGAATCCCGGAATGCCGACACGCTTTACTACTTTAAGAAAATTCAAGCGCTACTGGAGCGCCGCCTTTTCGGCGAAAGCTTATCTGATCAGGCAGAGCTAAACGTTCTGTTGAAATGGGCTTGGCATATCCCGATGTCGAAGCAAAGAAAACCCTCTGTCATGGACGAGGCAGAGTATGTTTATGGCTTGGGCCTGCAAGATGAGATCATTGATCTATTCATCCACCAGCGCCAGAAGAAGCAGCCCTTTAACATTCGCACTTGGGTTGGTGGGGATAAGGATGGTCATCCGGGTGTCGACGAGAAAACGATGATCTCCAGTTTGAATATGTCCCGGGGAATTTTGATAAAATGGCTTTCAAAATCTCTTAAGGAATTTCAGCGCGACATGGAGCCACTCGTTTTAGTAAGTGCCCAGGAAAAGCATCACATTGCCCGTATTAAAAGTGAACTTCGGTCCGTTCAAAAAAGTCTTCGTTCCTTGAAACTGATTCGGACCAGGGATGCGAACCGTTTGCATAAACTTAAGATGGCGATACTAGGACTTGGAAATCAGCATAGAAAACTTTTTGGGATTGATTCCCCACTTTTACAGCGAATTCAAACGTTCTTAAAAGTATTTCCGGGACTTGTTGTTCCGTTGGAGATACGCGAGGACAGCAGCTTGGTCCACGAGGCAGCTCTGGACAGCGGCAGTAAGCTTAATATCGCCAGAATGTTGAAAATGTTAAGTCGTGTGTCCCCCGAACATGATCCCAAAAACTATGTTCGAGGTTTTGTGCTTAGTAACTGTGAGTCTGTTCAGGATATCGAAGCGGGAATGAAGCTGACGAAGCGTTATCTGGGCGACTACCGACTGCCCGTCGTTCCCCTTTTTGAAAGTTCGCACTCTTTGTCCAACGGAAAGGATATCATTGCGGAATTCCTAAAAAGTGTCCGCAGAAAATCCATCGTAAAACGAAAGTGGTCAGGGGATCTGGAAGTAATGCTGGGTTACTCGGACTCAGCCAAGCAAAATGGATCGTTTGCATCCAGATATTTGGTAAAAACTGCGATTTCTGAGATAGAAAAAGTGATCATGAAGCACGGCCTGCGACCTGTGTTCTTTCATGGCAGCGGTGGCAGCATTGAGCGTGGAGGTGGTTCGGTTCAGGAGCAGACGGATTGGTGGCCGCTATCTGCTTTGCTAAATGTGAAAGTGACCGTTCAGGGAGAGATGATTTACAGAAGCTACTCAGCGCCAGAAATCTTGCAGCGACAGCTTGAAAGAATTATGAATGCCAGAGATCGAAAGTCTGCAAAGGCAGAAGGAAAAACATCCAAGAAAATCGATATGGCTTTAAAGCGAATGGCGGATTTCACCCAGAGCCACTATCAAATGACCCTGCAGGATCCTGACTTTTTGAAACTGATTGAAGAGGCTACTCCCTATTCATACTTAAAGAATTTAAGACTGGGATCGCGTCCCTCCAAAAGACAGGGGTCCGCAGTTGAGATAAAAAGCTTAAGGGCAATCCCATGGGTGCTATGCTGGACACAAACACGTACGTTGTTCCCGACATGGTGGGCGTTTGGAAGTTACTGGAAAAGTTTAAAAGAGGCGCAGAAGAAGGAATACAGATCTGCATTCAGGCAATCTCAGCTTTTCAGTTCCTACATTAAGGCGTTGGGTTTCACGCTTGAGAAAATGGATTTGAATATCTTTGCGCTATACGTTTCAAATTCCAAGCTGCCGGATGAGGTTAAGACCAAGTATATCCGAGAGTTCCAGCAGGAGCATAAGTCCTGCATCAAGGCAGTGCGCGAACTGACAGGAGAAAGGAATCTGCTGTGGTATCGGCCATGGCTTGGAACCAGCATTTCTTTGCGCTCGCCCTTGATTGACCCCCTCAATGTCCTTCAGCTGATTGCTTTGAAAGAAAAGAACCTGCTGTTGTTAAGGGAGACGGTGACGGGTGTTGCGAGCGGGATGTTGACCACCGGATAG